In Vanessa cardui chromosome 6, ilVanCard2.1, whole genome shotgun sequence, the following proteins share a genomic window:
- the LOC124530470 gene encoding uncharacterized protein LOC124530470 gives MEVDTELSSDALIRRKRPYEGLTIFNSDSDTETETRIAAKSKPALRGKTTKGRGSGLARAKAELKAKANEAREEAFERSLRSRAFRKEPPQAVLDSEESSSSDVHTKDPTKMGAEELRAQAGRSAALILEVAQKSSNLKGGFGKKLRESAAALQAIVDALASRTEAEETRKLRADNGRLRKEVDSLKAEVKAHRRDFAEMRSKVAVVNEASTSSALDARAVDNIKASIISSIGVMINARFAELEERLPPAKIQRPPLAADKRRESAQQIAVSRAQAVNSAPPLTSAPLPKRVPPAAPPAPVAGCSSASLVSETIPPQVVQEMSWSTVVKKGKKGKQAHSPAGTNATVANTVLKTPQAAKPKLTAPRTAAVVVTLQPEAEQKGVTYAQILERAEQGIKLQELGINGGLKVRRSATGARVLELPRSQSDQAEKLADKLRTVLDGVASVVHPVKKVDIKVTGLDDSVTKDKIIAAVAREGNCAPEDLRCGEIARGPGYMGMVRVTCPIAAAKKLSDAGRLLVGWSSARVCVLEQRPLRCYKCMGLGHTRILCPFNADRGNLCFRCGVEGHKSAECTGKLRCAVCAEAGKPSGHSMAEWGIDLAVACEPYYVPPLTHWVGDVDGTVAVLARSGTGPPLSLIERGSAFVVVGWGKYVIVGTYFSPNRSLAEFETYLGFVRAAVARQSPKPTLVLGARFIPAFANRGVPWWTYRSPPLWWLA, from the exons ATGGAAGTCGACACCGAATTATCGTCGGATGCCCTAATTCGGCGAAAAAGGCCGTACGAGGGCCTCACTATTTTTAACTCCGATTCCGATACGGAGACGGAGACGAGGATAGCTGCAAAAAGCAAGCCTGCTCTTCGCGGCAAAACCACCAAAGGTCGTGGAAGTGGTCTCGCTCGGGCTAAGGCTGAGCTGAAGGCCAAGGCCAATGAGgctagagaggaggccttcgaaCGATCGCTTCGTAGTCGAGCGTTTCGAAAGGAACCTCCTCAGGCTGTTTTGGACTCCGAGGAATCTTCTTCCTCGGATGTCCACACCAAGGATCCCACAAAAATGGGCGCCGAGGAACTTCGCGCACAGGCTGGTCGAAGCGCAGCCCTCATTTTGGAGGTGGCACAAAAGTCCTCCAATTTAAAAGGAGGTTTTGGCAAAAAGTTGAGggagtcggcggctgcactacaggCCATTGTAGATGCCTTAGCGTCTCGGACGGAAGCCGAGGAGACTCGAAAGCTCCGCGCTGATAATGGacgcctgcgcaaagaggtggacagcctcaaggccgaggtgAAGGCTCACCGTCGCGATTTTGCGGAGATGCGGTCCAAGGTCGCTGTGGTCAATGAGGCATCCACCAGCTCTGCACTCGATGCTCGGGCGGTGGATAATATAAAAGCCTCAATTATATCATCGATAGGCGTTATGATCAACGCCCGATTTGCCGAATTGGAGGAACGCCTTCCTCCGGCTAAAATACAGCGCCCACCATTAGCTGCTGATAAGAGGCGGGAATCAGCACAGCAAATTGCTGTGTCCCGAGCGCAGGCAGTCAATTCGGCTCCACCGCTGACTTCTGCACCCCTACCTAAGCGGGTTCCACCAGCTGCCCCACCGGCACCTGTTGCTGGCTGTTCAAGCGCCTCGCTCGTGTCGGAGACAATTCCGCCTCAGGTGGTCCAGGAAATGTCCTGGTCCACTGTAGTAAAAAAGGGGAAGAAGGGGAAACAGGCTCACTCTCCGGCTGGAACAAATGCCACGGTGGCGAACACGGTGCTTAAGACACCTCAAGCGGCCAAGCCCAAGCTGACTGCTCCTCGCACAGCTGCAGTAGTGGTTACGCTGCAGCCAGAAGCGGAGCAGAAAGGTGTCACATATGCTCAGAtcttggagcgcgctgagcaaGGCATTAAACTGCAAGAACTCGGCATCAATGGAGGGTTAAAAGTCCGACGCTCCGCGACGGGAGCCAGGGTGCTGGAGCTGCCGAGATCACAGTCGGACCAGGCCGAAAAACTAGCCGATAAGCTCCGCACAGTGTTGGATGGGGTGGCCAGCGTCGTTCATCCCGTAAAAAAAGTGGACATTAAGGTGACGGGGCTAGATGACTCCGTCACCAAAGATAAGATTATCGCCGCAGTCGCCCGCGAGGGGAATTGTGCCCCTGAAGACCTAAGATGTGGAGAGATTGCACGTGGGCCCGGTTACATGGGTATGGTCCGCGTGACATGTCCAATAGCTGCGGCGAAGAAACTGTCTGACGCCGGTCGTCTcttggttgggtggagctcggccagggTATGCGTGCTAGAGCAGCGCCCtttgcgctgctacaagtgcatgggccTTGGCCATACTAGAATATTATGCCCATTCAATGCGGATCGAGGGAACCTTTGCTTCCGGTGCGGCGTTGAAGGTCATAAATCGGCTGAATGcaccgggaagctgcgctgcgcGGTGTGCGCAGAAGCCGGaaagccctccgggcac tccatggcggagtgggggaTTGACCTGGCTGTGGCCTGCGAGCCCTATTACGTTCCTCCCTTAACTCATTGGGTAGGGGACGTGGACGGCACTGTGGCGGTCCTCGCGAGGAGTGGAACggggccccccctctcactcatcgagaggggcTCGGCCTTCGTAGTGGTGGGATGGGGGAAGTACGTCATCGTCGgtacgtacttctcccctaaccgcagcctggctgagttcgagacatATCTCGGCTttgtcagagctgcggtggccaggcagtcgccgaaaccgacaCTGGTTCTCG gggccAGGTTCATACCTGCGTTCGCCAAcaggggggttccgtggtggacgtatCGTTCGCCACCCCTGTGGTGGCTCGCATAG